Proteins encoded within one genomic window of Esox lucius isolate fEsoLuc1 chromosome 12, fEsoLuc1.pri, whole genome shotgun sequence:
- the LOC105025743 gene encoding calcium-responsive transactivator isoform X3, whose protein sequence is MSVAFSSARPRSKGEVTQQTIQKMLDENHHLIQCIMEYQSKGKTAECTQYQQILHRNLVYLATIADSNQNMQSLLPAPPTPNMGTMGSAGMGQSGGSGPLHSQSNLNDAMTPGLPPTSMMQSQMSNGPSHAPTQQQQQAGQTQSAGPSTSHSLPANNHGSASGYGHSVPPSSQGSLLQGPGPGYGSSSTSSRSNLNMQSNQVSMIHQQSATPHYSSSQTGGGQQHYQSQQAAMGMLGQSGQGNSMMNQRPMGTYRPTQQGHSEYSYQQSSYGEQGYDRSFDESSQHYYEGGNGQYSQQQSQYQQGSGQQQSFSQQQYVSQQGYSGQPQGYGPGQGGSSQYSQYQQGQGQQYSSYRSSQAAPGAQTPRSYTYEQVQLPPTPRFEEDRAVQPNIGVNTETTSNKVQPPGQSGGPVRQGNSSVNNPQQSCVNQSMSK, encoded by the exons ATGCTGGATGAAAATCACCATCTGATACAATGCATAATGGAATACCAGAGCAAAGGGAAAACAGCAGAATGCACACA GTATCAGCAGATCCTTCACAGAAACCTGGTCTATCTGGCCACGATAGCAGATTCTAATCAGAACATGCAGTCACTGTTACCAGCG CCTCCTACTCCTAACATGGGCACCATGGGTTCAGCAGGGATGGGACAGAGTGGGGGCAGTGGGCCCCTACACTCCCAGAGTAACCTCAACGACGCCATGACCCCTGGCTTGCCCCCCACCTCCATGATGCAGAGTCAAATGAGTAATG GCCCCAGCCACGCCCCCacgcagcagcaacagcaggcGGGTCAGACACAGTCGGCTGGGCCCTCCACGTCCCACAGCCTGCCGGCCAACAACCACGGCTCAGCCTCGGGCTATGGCCACTCGGTGCCCCCTTCCTCCCAGGGCAGCTTGCTCCAGGGACCTGGCCCTGGCTACGGTTCCTCCTCTACCTCGTCCCGCAGCAACCTCAACATGCAGTCAAACCAAG TCTCCATGATTCACCAGCAGTCAGCCACGCCTCATTACTCCTCATCCCAGACCGGGGGAGGCCAGCAGCACTACCAGAGCCAGCAGGCCGCCATGGGCATGTTGGGGCAGAGCGGACAAGGAAACAGCATGATGAACCAGAGGCCGATGGGGACCTACCGACCCACACAGCAAG GCCACAGCGAGTACTCCTATCAACAGTCGTCCTACGGTGAACAGGGCTACGATCGGTCCTTTGACGAGTCTTCCCAGCACTATTACGAAGGAG GTAACGGCCAGTACAGTCAACAGCAGAGCCAGTACCAGCAAGGCTCAGGTCAACAGCAGTCCTTCAGCCAGCAGCAGTATGTGTCACAGCAGGGTTACAGCGGACAGCCACAGGGCTACG GTCCGGGTCAGGGTGGGTCTTCCCAGTACTCCCAATACCAGCAGGGTCAGGGCCAGCAGTACAGCTCCTACCGCTCCTCCCAGGCTGCCCCTGGGGCACAGACGCCGAGGTCCTACACCTACGAACAGGTACAGCTACCCCCAACCCCACGTTTTGAGGAGGACCGTGCTGTCCAACCAAACATTGG ggTCAATACGGAAACTACCAGCAATAAGGTACAACCTCCTGGGCAAAGTGGCGGACCGGTTAGGCAAGGGAACAGTTCTGTGAATAACCCTCAACAGTCGTGTGTAAACCAGTCTATGAGTAAATGA
- the LOC105025743 gene encoding calcium-responsive transactivator isoform X4 has translation MSVAFSSARPRSKGEVTQQTIQKMLDENHHLIQCIMEYQSKGKTAECTQYQQILHRNLVYLATIADSNQNMQSLLPAPPTPNMGTMGSAGMGQSGGSGPLHSQSNLNDAMTPGLPPTSMMQSQMSNGPSHAPTQQQQQAGQTQSAGPSTSHSLPANNHGSASGYGHSVPPSSQGSLLQGPGPGYGSSSTSSRSNLNMQSNQVSMIHQQSATPHYSSSQTGGGQQHYQSQQAAMGMLGQSGQGNSMMNQRPMGTYRPTQQGSVRQYIGQDDFYGEQYGHTQSSSEPKNQQYYPDGHSEYSYQQSSYGEQGYDRSFDESSQHYYEGGNGQYSQQQSQYQQGSGQQQSFSQQQYVSQQGYSGQPQGYGPGQGGSSQYSQYQQGQGQQYSSYRSSQAAPGAQTPRSYTYEQGQYGNYQQ, from the exons ATGCTGGATGAAAATCACCATCTGATACAATGCATAATGGAATACCAGAGCAAAGGGAAAACAGCAGAATGCACACA GTATCAGCAGATCCTTCACAGAAACCTGGTCTATCTGGCCACGATAGCAGATTCTAATCAGAACATGCAGTCACTGTTACCAGCG CCTCCTACTCCTAACATGGGCACCATGGGTTCAGCAGGGATGGGACAGAGTGGGGGCAGTGGGCCCCTACACTCCCAGAGTAACCTCAACGACGCCATGACCCCTGGCTTGCCCCCCACCTCCATGATGCAGAGTCAAATGAGTAATG GCCCCAGCCACGCCCCCacgcagcagcaacagcaggcGGGTCAGACACAGTCGGCTGGGCCCTCCACGTCCCACAGCCTGCCGGCCAACAACCACGGCTCAGCCTCGGGCTATGGCCACTCGGTGCCCCCTTCCTCCCAGGGCAGCTTGCTCCAGGGACCTGGCCCTGGCTACGGTTCCTCCTCTACCTCGTCCCGCAGCAACCTCAACATGCAGTCAAACCAAG TCTCCATGATTCACCAGCAGTCAGCCACGCCTCATTACTCCTCATCCCAGACCGGGGGAGGCCAGCAGCACTACCAGAGCCAGCAGGCCGCCATGGGCATGTTGGGGCAGAGCGGACAAGGAAACAGCATGATGAACCAGAGGCCGATGGGGACCTACCGACCCACACAGCAAG GATCTGTACGGCAGTACATTGGACAAGACGATTTCTACGGAGAGCAGTACGGGCACACTCAGAGCTCCAGCGAGCCCAAAAATCAGCAGTATTACCCTGATG GCCACAGCGAGTACTCCTATCAACAGTCGTCCTACGGTGAACAGGGCTACGATCGGTCCTTTGACGAGTCTTCCCAGCACTATTACGAAGGAG GTAACGGCCAGTACAGTCAACAGCAGAGCCAGTACCAGCAAGGCTCAGGTCAACAGCAGTCCTTCAGCCAGCAGCAGTATGTGTCACAGCAGGGTTACAGCGGACAGCCACAGGGCTACG GTCCGGGTCAGGGTGGGTCTTCCCAGTACTCCCAATACCAGCAGGGTCAGGGCCAGCAGTACAGCTCCTACCGCTCCTCCCAGGCTGCCCCTGGGGCACAGACGCCGAGGTCCTACACCTACGAACAG ggTCAATACGGAAACTACCAGCAATAA
- the LOC105025743 gene encoding calcium-responsive transactivator isoform X1 — protein sequence MSVAFSSARPRSKGEVTQQTIQKMLDENHHLIQCIMEYQSKGKTAECTQYQQILHRNLVYLATIADSNQNMQSLLPAPPTPNMGTMGSAGMGQSGGSGPLHSQSNLNDAMTPGLPPTSMMQSQMSNGPSHAPTQQQQQAGQTQSAGPSTSHSLPANNHGSASGYGHSVPPSSQGSLLQGPGPGYGSSSTSSRSNLNMQSNQVSMIHQQSATPHYSSSQTGGGQQHYQSQQAAMGMLGQSGQGNSMMNQRPMGTYRPTQQGSVRQYIGQDDFYGEQYGHTQSSSEPKNQQYYPDGHSEYSYQQSSYGEQGYDRSFDESSQHYYEGGNGQYSQQQSQYQQGSGQQQSFSQQQYVSQQGYSGQPQGYGPGQGGSSQYSQYQQGQGQQYSSYRSSQAAPGAQTPRSYTYEQVQLPPTPRFEEDRAVQPNIGVNTETTSNKVQPPGQSGGPVRQGNSSVNNPQQSCVNQSMSK from the exons ATGCTGGATGAAAATCACCATCTGATACAATGCATAATGGAATACCAGAGCAAAGGGAAAACAGCAGAATGCACACA GTATCAGCAGATCCTTCACAGAAACCTGGTCTATCTGGCCACGATAGCAGATTCTAATCAGAACATGCAGTCACTGTTACCAGCG CCTCCTACTCCTAACATGGGCACCATGGGTTCAGCAGGGATGGGACAGAGTGGGGGCAGTGGGCCCCTACACTCCCAGAGTAACCTCAACGACGCCATGACCCCTGGCTTGCCCCCCACCTCCATGATGCAGAGTCAAATGAGTAATG GCCCCAGCCACGCCCCCacgcagcagcaacagcaggcGGGTCAGACACAGTCGGCTGGGCCCTCCACGTCCCACAGCCTGCCGGCCAACAACCACGGCTCAGCCTCGGGCTATGGCCACTCGGTGCCCCCTTCCTCCCAGGGCAGCTTGCTCCAGGGACCTGGCCCTGGCTACGGTTCCTCCTCTACCTCGTCCCGCAGCAACCTCAACATGCAGTCAAACCAAG TCTCCATGATTCACCAGCAGTCAGCCACGCCTCATTACTCCTCATCCCAGACCGGGGGAGGCCAGCAGCACTACCAGAGCCAGCAGGCCGCCATGGGCATGTTGGGGCAGAGCGGACAAGGAAACAGCATGATGAACCAGAGGCCGATGGGGACCTACCGACCCACACAGCAAG GATCTGTACGGCAGTACATTGGACAAGACGATTTCTACGGAGAGCAGTACGGGCACACTCAGAGCTCCAGCGAGCCCAAAAATCAGCAGTATTACCCTGATG GCCACAGCGAGTACTCCTATCAACAGTCGTCCTACGGTGAACAGGGCTACGATCGGTCCTTTGACGAGTCTTCCCAGCACTATTACGAAGGAG GTAACGGCCAGTACAGTCAACAGCAGAGCCAGTACCAGCAAGGCTCAGGTCAACAGCAGTCCTTCAGCCAGCAGCAGTATGTGTCACAGCAGGGTTACAGCGGACAGCCACAGGGCTACG GTCCGGGTCAGGGTGGGTCTTCCCAGTACTCCCAATACCAGCAGGGTCAGGGCCAGCAGTACAGCTCCTACCGCTCCTCCCAGGCTGCCCCTGGGGCACAGACGCCGAGGTCCTACACCTACGAACAGGTACAGCTACCCCCAACCCCACGTTTTGAGGAGGACCGTGCTGTCCAACCAAACATTGG ggTCAATACGGAAACTACCAGCAATAAGGTACAACCTCCTGGGCAAAGTGGCGGACCGGTTAGGCAAGGGAACAGTTCTGTGAATAACCCTCAACAGTCGTGTGTAAACCAGTCTATGAGTAAATGA
- the LOC105025743 gene encoding calcium-responsive transactivator isoform X5, whose translation MSVAFSSARPRSKGEVTQQTIQKMLDENHHLIQCIMEYQSKGKTAECTQYQQILHRNLVYLATIADSNQNMQSLLPAPPTPNMGTMGSAGMGQSGGSGPLHSQSNLNDAMTPGLPPTSMMQSQMSNVSMIHQQSATPHYSSSQTGGGQQHYQSQQAAMGMLGQSGQGNSMMNQRPMGTYRPTQQGSVRQYIGQDDFYGEQYGHTQSSSEPKNQQYYPDGHSEYSYQQSSYGEQGYDRSFDESSQHYYEGGNGQYSQQQSQYQQGSGQQQSFSQQQYVSQQGYSGQPQGYGPGQGGSSQYSQYQQGQGQQYSSYRSSQAAPGAQTPRSYTYEQVQLPPTPRFEEDRAVQPNIGVNTETTSNKVQPPGQSGGPVRQGNSSVNNPQQSCVNQSMSK comes from the exons ATGCTGGATGAAAATCACCATCTGATACAATGCATAATGGAATACCAGAGCAAAGGGAAAACAGCAGAATGCACACA GTATCAGCAGATCCTTCACAGAAACCTGGTCTATCTGGCCACGATAGCAGATTCTAATCAGAACATGCAGTCACTGTTACCAGCG CCTCCTACTCCTAACATGGGCACCATGGGTTCAGCAGGGATGGGACAGAGTGGGGGCAGTGGGCCCCTACACTCCCAGAGTAACCTCAACGACGCCATGACCCCTGGCTTGCCCCCCACCTCCATGATGCAGAGTCAAATGAGTAATG TCTCCATGATTCACCAGCAGTCAGCCACGCCTCATTACTCCTCATCCCAGACCGGGGGAGGCCAGCAGCACTACCAGAGCCAGCAGGCCGCCATGGGCATGTTGGGGCAGAGCGGACAAGGAAACAGCATGATGAACCAGAGGCCGATGGGGACCTACCGACCCACACAGCAAG GATCTGTACGGCAGTACATTGGACAAGACGATTTCTACGGAGAGCAGTACGGGCACACTCAGAGCTCCAGCGAGCCCAAAAATCAGCAGTATTACCCTGATG GCCACAGCGAGTACTCCTATCAACAGTCGTCCTACGGTGAACAGGGCTACGATCGGTCCTTTGACGAGTCTTCCCAGCACTATTACGAAGGAG GTAACGGCCAGTACAGTCAACAGCAGAGCCAGTACCAGCAAGGCTCAGGTCAACAGCAGTCCTTCAGCCAGCAGCAGTATGTGTCACAGCAGGGTTACAGCGGACAGCCACAGGGCTACG GTCCGGGTCAGGGTGGGTCTTCCCAGTACTCCCAATACCAGCAGGGTCAGGGCCAGCAGTACAGCTCCTACCGCTCCTCCCAGGCTGCCCCTGGGGCACAGACGCCGAGGTCCTACACCTACGAACAGGTACAGCTACCCCCAACCCCACGTTTTGAGGAGGACCGTGCTGTCCAACCAAACATTGG ggTCAATACGGAAACTACCAGCAATAAGGTACAACCTCCTGGGCAAAGTGGCGGACCGGTTAGGCAAGGGAACAGTTCTGTGAATAACCCTCAACAGTCGTGTGTAAACCAGTCTATGAGTAAATGA
- the LOC105025743 gene encoding calcium-responsive transactivator isoform X2 has product MLDENHHLIQCIMEYQSKGKTAECTQYQQILHRNLVYLATIADSNQNMQSLLPAPPTPNMGTMGSAGMGQSGGSGPLHSQSNLNDAMTPGLPPTSMMQSQMSNGPSHAPTQQQQQAGQTQSAGPSTSHSLPANNHGSASGYGHSVPPSSQGSLLQGPGPGYGSSSTSSRSNLNMQSNQVSMIHQQSATPHYSSSQTGGGQQHYQSQQAAMGMLGQSGQGNSMMNQRPMGTYRPTQQGSVRQYIGQDDFYGEQYGHTQSSSEPKNQQYYPDGHSEYSYQQSSYGEQGYDRSFDESSQHYYEGGNGQYSQQQSQYQQGSGQQQSFSQQQYVSQQGYSGQPQGYGPGQGGSSQYSQYQQGQGQQYSSYRSSQAAPGAQTPRSYTYEQVQLPPTPRFEEDRAVQPNIGVNTETTSNKVQPPGQSGGPVRQGNSSVNNPQQSCVNQSMSK; this is encoded by the exons ATGCTGGATGAAAATCACCATCTGATACAATGCATAATGGAATACCAGAGCAAAGGGAAAACAGCAGAATGCACACA GTATCAGCAGATCCTTCACAGAAACCTGGTCTATCTGGCCACGATAGCAGATTCTAATCAGAACATGCAGTCACTGTTACCAGCG CCTCCTACTCCTAACATGGGCACCATGGGTTCAGCAGGGATGGGACAGAGTGGGGGCAGTGGGCCCCTACACTCCCAGAGTAACCTCAACGACGCCATGACCCCTGGCTTGCCCCCCACCTCCATGATGCAGAGTCAAATGAGTAATG GCCCCAGCCACGCCCCCacgcagcagcaacagcaggcGGGTCAGACACAGTCGGCTGGGCCCTCCACGTCCCACAGCCTGCCGGCCAACAACCACGGCTCAGCCTCGGGCTATGGCCACTCGGTGCCCCCTTCCTCCCAGGGCAGCTTGCTCCAGGGACCTGGCCCTGGCTACGGTTCCTCCTCTACCTCGTCCCGCAGCAACCTCAACATGCAGTCAAACCAAG TCTCCATGATTCACCAGCAGTCAGCCACGCCTCATTACTCCTCATCCCAGACCGGGGGAGGCCAGCAGCACTACCAGAGCCAGCAGGCCGCCATGGGCATGTTGGGGCAGAGCGGACAAGGAAACAGCATGATGAACCAGAGGCCGATGGGGACCTACCGACCCACACAGCAAG GATCTGTACGGCAGTACATTGGACAAGACGATTTCTACGGAGAGCAGTACGGGCACACTCAGAGCTCCAGCGAGCCCAAAAATCAGCAGTATTACCCTGATG GCCACAGCGAGTACTCCTATCAACAGTCGTCCTACGGTGAACAGGGCTACGATCGGTCCTTTGACGAGTCTTCCCAGCACTATTACGAAGGAG GTAACGGCCAGTACAGTCAACAGCAGAGCCAGTACCAGCAAGGCTCAGGTCAACAGCAGTCCTTCAGCCAGCAGCAGTATGTGTCACAGCAGGGTTACAGCGGACAGCCACAGGGCTACG GTCCGGGTCAGGGTGGGTCTTCCCAGTACTCCCAATACCAGCAGGGTCAGGGCCAGCAGTACAGCTCCTACCGCTCCTCCCAGGCTGCCCCTGGGGCACAGACGCCGAGGTCCTACACCTACGAACAGGTACAGCTACCCCCAACCCCACGTTTTGAGGAGGACCGTGCTGTCCAACCAAACATTGG ggTCAATACGGAAACTACCAGCAATAAGGTACAACCTCCTGGGCAAAGTGGCGGACCGGTTAGGCAAGGGAACAGTTCTGTGAATAACCCTCAACAGTCGTGTGTAAACCAGTCTATGAGTAAATGA